A section of the Humulus lupulus chromosome 2, drHumLupu1.1, whole genome shotgun sequence genome encodes:
- the LOC133815273 gene encoding secreted RxLR effector protein 161-like, translating into MENSKPCVTPMCPGYKLFVKDSEPFSDPTLYRSTIGALQYLTLTGPDLLFAINKLSQFLQQPTLAHWSACKRVLRYLKGTATADLRFTPTSRFNLEGFSNANWAFNLDDRKSTNGFLVKLGGNLITWASHKQKVVSRSSTES; encoded by the coding sequence ATGGAGAACTCAAAGCCTTGTGTTACCCCTATGTGTCCTGGATATAAATTGTTTGTTAAAGACAGTGAACCATTCTCGGATCCCACTCTATACCGCAGTACCATTGGTGCTTTACAGTACTTGACTCTCACCGGTCCTGACTTATTGTTTGCTATAAACAAACTAAGTCAATTCCTGCAACAACCCACATTAGCTCACTGGTCAGCATGCAAACGAGTTCTTAGGTACCTCAAAGGTACTGCTACAGCAGATTTACGCTTTACACCAACCTCTAGATTCAATTTGGAGGGGTTTTCAAATGCAAATTGGGCCTTCAACTTGGATGACCGTAAGTCTACTAATGGATTTCTTGTGAAGCTTGGTGGAAACCTAATTACTTGGGCCTCCCACAAGCAAAAAGTTGTTTCTCGTTCAAGCACCGAGTCATAA
- the LOC133819069 gene encoding auxin-responsive protein IAA4, producing the protein MASGMVYENDLINLQATELRLGLPGTDRETTHEEQALSSSGVGINSRKRQLPEEDSSLIKRRSSDDGGEDSAPPAKTQIVGWPPIRAYRKNSLQQKKSTEAASSENAGMFVKVSMDGAPYLRKIDLRVYKGYPELLKALEDMFKFTVGKYSEREGYKGSDFVPTYEDKDGDWMLVGDVPWEMFMSSCKRLRIMRESEARGLGCGV; encoded by the exons ATGGCAAGTGGAATGGTTTATGAGAATGATCTGATCAACCTCCAGGCAACCGAGCTGAGATTGGGTTTGCCTGGTACAGATCGTGAAACTACTCATGAGGAACAAGCTTTGTCATCATCTGGTGTTGGAATAAACAGCAGGAAACGACAATTGCCTGAGGAAGATTCTAGCTTGATCAAACGACGTAGTTCTGATGATGGTGGAGAAGATTCTGCTCCTCCTGCAaa AACACAGATTGTGGGATGGCCTCCAATCCGAGCTTACAGGAAAAACAGCCTTCAACAGAAGAAAAGTACTGAGGCTGCTTCTTCAGAGAATGCTGGGATGTTTGTCAAAGTTAGCATGGATGGAGCTCCTTATCTCAGAAAGATTGATCTAAGAGTTTATAAAGGTTACCCAGAACTCTTAAAGGCCTTAGAAGACATGTTCAAGTTCACAGTTG GTAAGTATTCAGAGAGAGAAGGCTATAAAGGGTCTGATTTTGTACCAACTTATGAGGACAAAGATGGTGATTGGATGCTAGTTGGAGATGTTCCTTGGGA AATGTTTATGTCATCATGCAAGAGACTGAGAATCATGAGAGAATCAGAAGCAAGAGGGTTGGGGTGTGGTGTATGA